The Aureispira anguillae DNA window TGTTCCCCCCATAAGTATTTTGATAGCCATTGATAGCTATATTAGTAGCAGAAGTAGTTTCACCAGCCAACAACACATTTCCTAGGTTATCGACAGAACAAGCAACACCGTAATCCTCTCCATTTCCCCCATAATAAGTTGCCCATTGACGAACTCCATTATGATTAAATTTCACTAAAAAGGCATCATTTGCTCCGCCCCCATGCGTGTTTTGATGACCGCCTGAGGTTATATTATTGAACGATTTGGTAAACCCCGCTATAAATACATTATTATTACCATCTGTTGAACAACCGTAAACATATTCAAAATCATTGCCCCCATAATAGGTGCCCCACTGACGAACACCACTGCTATTAAACTTAACTAAAAATGCATCATTGGTTCCACCTCCATGCGTATTTTGATGCCCACTTGAACCTATATGATTGGTAGAACGAGTTATCCCTGTCAAAAATACATTGTTATTATTATCTATTGCACAATCAAAGGTGGTTTCAGGACCATTTCCTCCATAGTAAGTTGCCCATTGACGAACTCCATTGCTATTAAATTTCACTAAAAAGGCATCTGATCCCCCTTCATAGGTACTTTGATGTCCTCCAAGAAAAATATTGGCAGTTGACTCTGTATCTCCTCCTAAAAATACATTGCCATTGTTATCCACAGCACAAGCATAACCATAATCATCAGCATTAGCACCATAATAGGTTCCCCATTGGCGAACTCCATTGCTATTGAATTTCACCAAAAAAGCATCTATTCCTCCTCCATAGGTATTTTGATGTCCTCCTGACGCTATATTATTGGTAGAACTCGTTCTACCAGCCAAATAGATATTCCCACTCGCATCTGCAATACAATCTCTCCCCGTTTCACTACTACTTCCCCCATAATAGGTTCCCCATTGGCGAACTCCACTGCTATTGAATTTCACCAAATAAGCATCTGTTCCTCCTATATAAGTGTTTTGGTGCCCTCCAGAGGCTATATTATTAGTAGAATGCGCCTCTCCCACTATAAATATATTACCACTATTATCGACAGAACAACTATATCCAAGTTCTCGCTCACTCCCTCCATAATAGGTAGCCCAAACTAAACTAGGATCAATAACTAGTTTTTTAGTAGAATTGTACGGAGCTACTTGAAACGTTATTTGGTCTTCATTGAGTTGAAAGGTAGTAGGGATTTCTTGGTTGTCTTGAAACGAAACAGGTGCTTGCTCTGTAATTGTTCCCATAGGACTAGACAAGGTAAAACTTCCATCTCGATTAAGCTGTAAGGATTCATGATTGTCAAACTGCATTTTTATCTGCTTAGGATCAGCACCTGGATGTACTACAAAATCATATTTTAACCCCTTATCTGTGGTATAAATTACCCAGTCTATATCAGGATAAATATCTTTATAAATCAATTTTCTAAAGCTGTGTACTGCCAGTGCATTACGATTGTAATAATTAACGTAATCTTGGCTTTTCTCTTCTGCTATGATAGTTGGAGTAGGGTTTGCTCCTATTAGCTGCATATCCATTCTATAGGTTTCCAAACGAACTTCAGGAGTTGTTTTTGTTCGAACCAATCGTTCTTTGGCATCGAGATGCCTTTTCCTCGTTTGATGAGCCCCCGAATCTTCTTGCTTGTTGAATTGATAAGCAATACCTGTAGATAACATAAAGATATGAATGTTATCCTTTTGGTAATGATAGCGCACAGAGGGAACTGGCTCATTATTCATATCCCA harbors:
- a CDS encoding DUF7948 domain-containing protein, with protein sequence MTTFLRLNYSWIILTLCFFSKSFLSAQPIVDETNFKTFQKQTVQFEENKGQVWDMNNEPVPSVRYHYQKDNIHIFMLSTGIAYQFNKQEDSGAHQTRKRHLDAKERLVRTKTTPEVRLETYRMDMQLIGANPTPTIIAEEKSQDYVNYYNRNALAVHSFRKLIYKDIYPDIDWVIYTTDKGLKYDFVVHPGADPKQIKMQFDNHESLQLNRDGSFTLSSPMGTITEQAPVSFQDNQEIPTTFQLNEDQITFQVAPYNSTKKLVIDPSLVWATYYGGSERELGYSCSVDNSGNIFIVGEAHSTNNIASGGHQNTYIGGTDAYLVKFNSSGVRQWGTYYGGSSSETGRDCIADASGNIYLAGRTSSTNNIASGGHQNTYGGGIDAFLVKFNSNGVRQWGTYYGANADDYGYACAVDNNGNVFLGGDTESTANIFLGGHQSTYEGGSDAFLVKFNSNGVRQWATYYGGNGPETTFDCAIDNNNNVFLTGITRSTNHIGSSGHQNTHGGGTNDAFLVKFNSSGVRQWGTYYGGNDFEYVYGCSTDGNNNVFIAGFTKSFNNITSGGHQNTHGGGANDAFLVKFNHNGVRQWATYYGGNGEDYGVACSVDNLGNVLLAGETTSATNIAINGYQNTYGGNSDAFFIKFDNNGVRQWGSYFGGNNRDYSWDCVIDATNSIYLMGDTESLSNIALGGHQNTYGGGNKDSYLAKFQDANTLLAVSFLDFQAQRIAMDKVLLEWQVDDIEVATQFFIERSFSTKFEVVARLDNNERSFVDEISTNSTIYYRLKGIEKDGTVTYSSVRAVEGNGQENAISIYPNPVQNTLYLTMDQWQTASVRITDLSGKLVLPPSSFAQQLATIDVSSLPAGIYLFTIQVDSGAKIMRKLVKE